Sequence from the Microbacterium faecale genome:
CGCGCTCGGTGAGGAAGCGACCGAGCTGCTCGCCGAACTGCGGGCTGAGCGACACCTGCGGGTTGAGGGACAGTAAGAAGTTGAGGAAGGTCGTCGCGCCGCTCGCGACCGTGAAGACGGCGGCGCCGATCGAGGCGGTGTCCATCGCGACACCGAACGCGCGTTCGGCGGGCTTCAGCGCGAAGAGCGCGAGCACGAGGGACCCGAGCGCGACTGCACCCGAGATATTGACCAGCAGCTTCGCGATGGGCAACGTCCAACGGACGAAGGCACCGGGATCCTGCAGCGGAAGCGGATTCGCGCCCCCCGCGATGACGAGGGAACCCACGAGCGCCACCCCTGCTGACAGCAGGAGGATGACGGGCCCGAGCCCGCGGAGCACACGCGAATCCACGCCCAAATCCTAGTTCGCGCCGCCTGACTGATCACCCCACCTCACACCGAGTGGGTCGCCAGAGTTTGCAGCTTCTGCTCCCGCAGAGCTGCAAACTCTGGCGACCCACCGTGAGGTACCGACGTCACGAGGCATGACACGACGGCGGCGTGAGGAAGCGGCGAGGCGCGAGGGGCAACGGGCGAGGGCGAGCGGCGAGGGCCAGGGCCAGGGCGAGGGCGAGGGTGAGGGTGAGGGTGCGCCCCACACCGGGGCACACACGTCAGCGGGCGCCCTCCCCGTGGGGAGAGCGCCCGCTTGAGACGTCGTCGTCTTACTTGACGGCGGCCTTGAGCTTCGAGCCAGCGGTCACCTTGACGCGCTTGCCGGCCGGGATCTTGATCTCGGCGCCGGTCTGCGGGTTACGGCCCGTGCGCGCGGCGGTGTCGACCTGCTCGAACGCGATCCAGCCGGGGATCGAGACCTTCGATCCCTTGGCCACGGACTCCGACACGGTCTTGAAGAGCGCGTCGAGCACACCCGAGACGGTGGCCTGGCTCTGACCGGTGGAGCTCGCGATGCTCGCGACGAGCTCGGTCTTCGTGATGTTCTTGTCGGCCATTGTCTTCCTCCATCGGCGCTGCGCGCCGTGACGAATCGTTTGACCGAGAGTCTGGACCCTCGGCTCGGTCGTGCGACCGAGCACAAAACTAGCGCGAATGCCCGACTTTCCGCGTATTTCCGCGGGTTCTGACCGATTCCGACGGGCGTGTCGCCTCGAAACTGTGACGGATGTGAAGGATGTGACGAACGGGACAGCGAAAAGGGGCGAGGCCCGAAGACCCCGCCCCTTGTCGTGCGTCGTGCTTACCAGCTCGACTTGGTGATGCCCGGCAGCTCGCCGCGGTGCGCCATCGCGCGGAACCGCACACGGGACAGGCCGTACTTCGAGAGCACACCACGGGGGCGGCCGTCGATGACGTCACGCGAGCGCACGCGGACGGGCGAGGCGTTGCGGGGCAGCTTCTGCAGCCCAACGCGCGCGGCCTCGCGCTCCTCGTCCGAAGCGTTCGGGTTGACGAGGGTCTTCTTCAGCTCGTGACGCTTCTCGGCGTAACGGGCCACGATCTCCTTGCGCTGTTCATTGCGCGCAATCTTGCTCTTCTTAGCCATGCTCAGCGCTCCTCACGGAAGTCGACGTGCTTGCGGACGACCGGGTCGTACTTCTTCAGCACGAGGCGGTCAGGGTTGTTGCGGCGGTTCTTCTTCGTCACGTAAGTGAAGCCGGTTCCCGCCGTCGAACGAAGCTTGATGATCGGACGAACGTCCTGCTGCTTCTTCGCCATCAGAGCTTCACCCCCTTCGCGAGAAGGTCCTTGACGACCGACTCGATTCCACGTGCATCGATGACCTTCATTCCGCGAACCGACACGTTCAGCGTGATCTTACGACCCAGCGAGGGGACGAAATAGGTCTTCTTCTGCACGTTCGGGTCGAAGCGACGCTTGGTGCGCCGGTTCGAGTGCGAGATGTTGTGACCGAAGCCGGGTACGGCTCCCGTCACCTGGCACACAGCAGCCATAGTTCACTCTCCTTCAGTACCGTGGCCCAGACAGGCCACCCAAGATCTCTTGCCTGCACGACCGCCACCCGCCCGCGAACGGGCTGTGTTCGACCAGCGATCGTACGAACTGCACGCAGGAGTGCGTACAGCCAACGATCAAGACTACCAGAGTCCCGGCTCGGCGGCTCCCAGCTTCACCACGGCCCGACTTCGCACCAGCTCGCAGCGAACCCGGGTGCCGTGGCCACGAGTTCGCCCGAGCGGATGTCTTGCACGCGCGTCTCGAGGTCGCGCGGCAATGGCTGGACGCCACGGTCGAACGCGTTGCGCACGATGTCGGGCGCAACGGTGACGGCGGCGTACTGCGCACTCGGCGATGCGCACACCTGCTGCAGCGCGTCACCAGCCGCGACGGTCGCGACGTCGGTCACGGATCCGCCTGCTGCCGCGACGACCCGCGAGTCGGCGGGCGTGCCCTCGACCATCTCGGCATAGCCGCGCAGGGTGCCGCCCGTCGCGAGCGGGATCATGTGTCCGAGGATCGTCTCGCCGCCGAGGTCGACGTCGTCGACCGGCACTTCCTCGCCGGAGGAGAGGTCCAGCTCGGTGAAGCCCTCCTCGACCCGCCAGACGAGCGCGGTATACGTCGATCGAGCGACGCCTTGGATCCCGCCGGCCTGCCCGAACGCGGTCGCGGATTCGTCGTCCGTATCCAGGAGCGTGAGGTCACCCGAAAAGTCATTGAGGAGCAGCGATGATGTCTCCGGCACGAACCGCCACCGGTCGATGCTCCGCTCCTCGCCCCCGACCGTGACGGGTTCGGCTGCCTCACCCGAGGCGAACGCGTCGCGCAGGGATCCGGTGAACAGCACGTTCGCACGGC
This genomic interval carries:
- a CDS encoding HU family DNA-binding protein codes for the protein MRHGAQRRWRKTMADKNITKTELVASIASSTGQSQATVSGVLDALFKTVSESVAKGSKVSIPGWIAFEQVDTAARTGRNPQTGAEIKIPAGKRVKVTAGSKLKAAVK
- the rpsN gene encoding 30S ribosomal protein S14 — encoded protein: MAKKSKIARNEQRKEIVARYAEKRHELKKTLVNPNASDEEREAARVGLQKLPRNASPVRVRSRDVIDGRPRGVLSKYGLSRVRFRAMAHRGELPGITKSSW
- the rpmG gene encoding 50S ribosomal protein L33; the protein is MAKKQQDVRPIIKLRSTAGTGFTYVTKKNRRNNPDRLVLKKYDPVVRKHVDFREER
- the rpmB gene encoding 50S ribosomal protein L28, which gives rise to MAAVCQVTGAVPGFGHNISHSNRRTKRRFDPNVQKKTYFVPSLGRKITLNVSVRGMKVIDARGIESVVKDLLAKGVKL